From Astatotilapia calliptera chromosome 19, fAstCal1.2, whole genome shotgun sequence, a single genomic window includes:
- the LOC113012743 gene encoding 5'-nucleotidase-like, translating into MCYTFLVTNAVFTHGDIMGLRALLTSLCLVLNCWSGASTFELTILHTNDNHARIEETGKDSGKCRAERPCFAGVARRFTKVTEIRKKETNVVFLDAGDQFQGTVWFNYYNGAEAAHFMNKLGYDVMAFGNHEFDNGVEGLIQPFLQNINFSVVSANIKPDQTLAELHKYYSPYKVISVGSEKVAVVGYTSAETPFLSRPGKHLKFKDEVESLQAQVNKLESLGYNKIIALGHSGFVVDQDIARRVRGVDVVVGGHTNTFLYTGTPPSSEVPAGPYPFIVKSNHGRDVPVVQAYAFGKYLGHLKVTFDDAGNVIKAVGNPILMDSSIPQDAEILADVNKWKTDLAQYSTKYVGQTLVYLNGSFEECRFRECNLGNLICDAMVYHNMRHSTGEQWNHVSLCMLNSGGIRTAIDERYRNGSITMEEILTVLPFGGTCDLVQIKGSTIKKAFEHSVHRYGSGRKTGEFLQVSGIHVKYDLSKPVNQRVASLSLLCTECRVPKYEPLDPQKTYTVVMPSYMVGGGDNFTMIKRELLKHNSGDLDITVFSKYISDMKRVFPAVEGRITFRNSAVIASYSIGLLLLSLCLSVTL; encoded by the exons ATGTGCTATACATTCTTGGTCACAAATGCGGTTTTTACGCACGGAGACATCATGGGTTTGCGCGCTCTCTTGACCTCGCTCTGCCTCGTTTTAAACTGCTGGAGCGGAGCGTCGACCTTCGAGCTGACAATACTCCACACCAATGACAACCATGCACGAATCGAGGAGACCGGCAAGGACTCGGGAAAGTGTCGAGCAGAGCGTCCCTGCTTCGCTGGTGTGGCCAGGAGGTTCACGAAAGTGACCGagatcagaaaaaaagagacgaACGTGGTGTTTCTGGATGCTGGAGACCAATTCCAAGGGACTGTCTGGTTCAACTACTATAATGGCGCTGAAGCCGCACACTTTATGAACAAACTTGGTTATGATGTTATG GCTTTTGGAAATCACGAGTTTGACAATGGAGTGGAGGGTCTCATTCAACCCTTTCTCCAGAATATAAATTTCTCTGTGGTCAGTGCAAATATTAAACCCGACCAAACCCTGGCAGAGCTTCATAAATACTACAGTCCCTACAAAGTTATCAGTGTGGGCTCAGAGAAAGTAGCTGTGGTTGGCTATACCTCAGCAGAGACGCCATTCTTATCCAGGCCAG GCAAACATCTCAAGTTCAAAGATGAGGTGGAGTCACTTCAAGCTCAAGTAAATAAGCTGGAAAGTCTGGGCTATAATAAAATCATTGCCCTGGGACACTCTGGTTTTGTTGTGGATCAAGACATAGCGAGACGCGTGAGAGGGGTGGATGTTGTTGTTGGAGGGCATACCAACACGTTCCTCTACACAG gAACGCCCCCATCTTCCGAAGTGCCAGCTGGCCCATATCCTTTTATAGTAAAATCCAACCATGGAAGAGACGTGCCAGTGGTCCAGGCTTACGCCTTTGGGAAATATCTTGGACACTTAAAAGTGACTTTTGATGATGCTGGCAATGTCATCAAAGCCGTTGGAAATCCCATCCTAATGGACAGCAGCATACCTCAAG atgCGGAGATCCTTGCTGATGTTAATAAGTGGAAAACAGACTTGGCTCAATACTCGACTAAGTATGTGGGCCAAACCTTAGTCTACCTCAACGGGTCATTTGAAGAGTGCCGATTTCGGGAGTGTAACCTGGGAAACCTAATCTGTGATGCCATG GTGTATCACAATATGAGGCATTCAACTGGGGAGCAGTGGAATCATGTAAGCTTGTGTATGCTGAATAGTGGGGGCATACGGACAGCGATAGACGAACGCTACAGAAatg GCTCCATAACAATGGAGGAGATCCTCACCGTGTTACCATTTGGAGGAACCTGTGACTTGGTCCAAATAAAAGGCTCAACAATAAAAAAGGCATTTGAACACTCTGTTCACAGATATGGAAGTGGAAGAAAGACTGGAGAATTTCTTCAGGTCTCAG GCATTCATGTGAAGTACGACCTCTCCAAGCCAGTGAACCAGCGTGTAGCATCGCTGTCATTGCTCTGCACAGAGTGCCGCGTGCCCAAGTATGAACCATTAGACCCACAGAAGACATACACCGTGGTCATGCCTTCATACATGGTGGGTGGAGGCGATAACTTTACAATGATTAAGAGGGAGTTACTGAAACATAATTCAG